The Pochonia chlamydosporia 170 chromosome Unknown PCv3seq00017, whole genome shotgun sequence genome includes a window with the following:
- a CDS encoding phosphorylcholine phosphatase (similar to Cordyceps militaris CM01 XP_006667314.1), protein MRTTWAAFGLAAIAGFVDAAPTDKNTKCPAGPRLAHWPPKAAKALNDMIARNAHKGRYAVFDMDNTSYRFDLEESLLPFLEAKGVLTRKNLDPSLKVVPFKDTASFTESLYSYYLRLCEIDDAVCYPFAAQVFSGVPLRELKTYVDELMALNDTIPVQYYEAGVLTNSTVSPPKIFRGQVELYNRLMANGIEVYVVSAASEELVRMVASDPKYGYNVKPQNVIGVTLLMKDLKSGNVTSARKQIKEGDYNEKNNLDLVMTPFLWTPATWKEGKWAAILAYIDPWNRPILAGGDTPDSDGPMQFQGVDVGRGGIHLWVNRKDKYMQQINKMMTDFAAAQKREGLPVWADKNWVIVKPDDIL, encoded by the coding sequence ATGCGAACCACCTGGGCAGCCTTCGGCCTTGCAGCCATCGCGGGCTTCGTTGACGCTGCACCAACCGacaaaaacaccaaatgcCCTGCTGGTCCTCGTCTGGCTCACTGGCCTCccaaagccgccaaggcGCTCAACGATATGATTGCGCGCAATGCTCACAAGGGCCGCTATGCTGTCttcgacatggacaacaCCAGCTACCGCTTCGACCTGGAGGAGTCTCTGCTGCCCTTCCTCGAGGCCAAAGGTGTCTTGACTCGCAAAAACCTTGACCCGTCGCTCAAGGTTGTTCCCTTTAAAGACACTGCGTCTTTCACCGAGAGCTTGTACAGCTACTACCTCCGACTGTGCGAGATCGACGATGCTGTCTGCTATCCTTTTGCCGCCCAGGTATTCAGCGGCGTGCCACTTCGAGAGCTCAAAACCTACGTTGACGAGCTCATGGCCCTAAACGACACCATTCCCGTGCAGTACTACGAGGCAGGCGTCCTAACTAATTCTACCGTTAGCCCGCCCAAGATTTTCCGTGGCCAGGTCGAGCTGTATAATAGGCTCATGGcaaatggcattgaagtcTATGTTGTCAGTGCTGCTTCTGAGGAGCTGGTTCGGATGGTCGCTTCTGATCCCAAGTATGGATATAATGTTAAGCCTCAAAACGTCATTGGCGTCACTCTACTGATGAAGGACCTCAAGTCCGGAAATGTCACATCTGCACGAAAGCAGATCAAGGAGGGTGATTATAATGAGAAGAACAATCTTGACTTGGTCATGACTCCCTTCCTCTGGACTCCGGCAACATGGAAGGAAGGCAAGTGGGCGGCAATCCTAGCCTACATTGATCCCTGGAACCGTCccatcttggctggtggtgacacTCCCGATAGCGATGGTCCCATGCAATTCCAGGGCGTCGATGTTGGACGGGGCGGCATTCACCTTTGGGTCAACCGCAAGGACAAGTACATGCAGCAGATAAACAAAATGATGACGGACTTTGCGGCGGCCCAGAAGCGGGAGGGTTTGCCTGTGTGGGCGGACAAGAATTGGGTCATTGTCAAGCCTGATGACATTTTGTAA
- a CDS encoding glycoside hydrolase (similar to Metarhizium robertsii ARSEF 23 XP_007822819.1): protein MFGKATITSAFLAAVVAGLPTAESNDVYARAADRYTFYQGDGSTGAGWPSQNAWGSWDELWNANLPLMRQSCGWNGWGADNSGDEINSINSAIQQLASQTGVDRRFILAIMMQESKGCVRVPTTNNGVTNPGLMQSHNGSGTCAWTNPCPSWQVTQMISDGTAGTSSGAGLQQLLAQAQGAIGGGSRSFYAAARLYNSGSVDYSNLNNAFTSTRCYATDVANRLTGWTLAPSSCW from the coding sequence ATGTTCGGAAAAGCTACTATCACCTCCGCtttcctcgccgccgtcgTAGCAGGACTGCCAACGGCCGAGAGCAACGACGTTTATGCCAGGGCTGCTGATCGCTACACTTTTTACCAAGGCGACGGTTCAACTGGAGCCGGCTGGCCATCCCAGAATGCTTGGGGCTCTTGGGACGAACTCTGGAACGCCAACCTGCCTCTTATGCGACAGTCTTGCGGTTGGAATGGCTGGGGGGCAGACAACTCTGGCGACGAaatcaactccatcaactctGCAATCCAGCAACTTGCTAGCCAGACGGGCGTTGATAGACGCTTTATCCTCGCGATTATGATGCAGGAAAGCAAGGGCTGCGTCCGTGTTCCTACCACTAACAATGGTGTCACGAACCCTGGCTTGATGCAATCCCATAATGGCTCTGGCACTTGTGCATGGACCAACCCTTGCCCTTCATGGCAGGTTACTCAAATGATTAGCGACGGTACTGCTGGAACTTCATCTGGAGCGGGCCTCCAGCAATTGCTTGCCCAGGCTCAGGGTGCCATTGGCGGTGGCAGTCGATCTTTCTATGCCGCTGCCCGCCTGTATAACAGCGGATCTGTCGACTATAGCAACCTCAACAACGCATTCACCAGCACTCGTTGCTATGCTACTGATGTTGCTAATCGTCTTACTGGCTGGACTCTTGCTCCCAGCAGCTGCTGGTAA
- a CDS encoding C-4 methylsterol oxidase (similar to Metarhizium acridum CQMa 102 XP_007815621.1) encodes MGQSTAIETTQQPAPVSRSSKRFVPKDLSGNPIPQSKRWLYSTPALKNGELQSFTIDVLVVSAFVTFNSSEFGRNFYDGIEKKYGEWNVNFWGTFIITSVFFWLWGAVFAIPDLTGYPKWLFKYKTQPFVRVDLRQYANIALISFRNQLFVAAPLLLATMYIGPLKPVSSSALPGKLETVATIIFDVICTEIGFYYVHRSFHSKRLYPMFHKQHHEFTAPVGLASTYCTVTEHIFSNLLPNALGTMLVRHHWSQAVFTFLFLEFGTICSHSGYNIPWLHSNLQHDFHHFAFDENFGPTGWLDALHSTNKKFLKTMADAKHRTGGDDEKARQMVLERLATLEVEAR; translated from the coding sequence ATGGGTCAAAGCACCGCCATAGAGACGACCCAACAGCCGGCCCCTGTCTCACGAAGCTCTAAACGATTTGTTCCAAAAGACTTGTCTGGAAATCCGATTCCGCAGAGCAAGAGATGGCTCTATTCAACGCCAGCCCTCAAAAACGGAGAGCTGCAATCTTTTACTATTGATGTGCTAGTGGTGAGCGCTTTCGTTACATTCAACTCATCGGAGTTTGGCCGTAACTTTTATGATGGCATCGAGAAGAAGTATGGTGAATGGAACGTCAACTTTTGGGGAACCTTCATTATCACATCGGTGTTCTTCTGGTTATGGGGAGCCGTGTTTGCCATTCCAGACCTGACGGGCTATCCAAAATGGCTCTTCAAGTACAAGACGCAGCCGTTTGTGCGAGTTGATTTGCGGCAATATGCCAACATTGCTCTCATCTCGTTCAGAAATCAGCTTTTCGTCGCTGCTCCGCTGCTTCTCGCAACCATGTACATTGGCCCTCTGAAACCCGTGAGCTCGTCGGCTCTGCCAGGCAAATTGGAGACTGTCGCTACCATTATTTTCGACGTCATCTGCACAGAAATAGGCTTTTACTACGTTCACCGATCATTTCACTCCAAAAGGCTTTACCCAATGTTTCACAAGCAGCACCACGAGTTCACGGCGCCTGTAGGTCTCGCATCTACATACTGCACTGTGACGGAGCACATTTTTTCGAACCTGCTTCCGAATGCACTGGGGACCATGCTGGTAAGACATCATTGGTCGCAGGCTGTTTTTACGTTCCTATTCCTTGAGTTTGGAACCATTTGCTCTCACTCAGGCTACAACATTCCGTGGCTGCACTCGAATCTACAGCATGATTTCCACCACTTTGCCTTTGACGAGAATTTTGGTCCTACAGGGTGGCTAGATGCCTTGCACTCGACGAACAAGAAGTTTCTCAAGACCATGGCGGACGCAAAGCATCGGACGGGAGGTGATGACGAGAAGGCTCGGCAAATGGTGCTCGAGAGGCTGGCAACTTTGGAAGTGGAGGCGAGGTAA
- a CDS encoding cytochrome P450 alkane hydroxylase (similar to Blastomyces dermatitidis SLH14081 XP_002628451.1), which translates to MLQVAFNPWTAVLALPALLIVLWIFQLIYIPLRMRKSPGVKAPILSSNPFGVFYVFFQSAYMQANNRMLEHFDNMFSQGDPENPNVVELHFSRRRIIITRDPEHIKTVLTSKFTQFGKGEIVHSAASPFLGDSIFTTDGQLWQKSRALIRPMFTKERVRDIDIFSQWTDVLISKLPPSGQTVDICDLFYRMTLDVSTDFLLGQTVGALDNPNSVFSQAFTDVQRMQMIRVILHPFRHLLPLRKYYDGIKVIEQFITPYIESTLRLPIEELEQLSKSDKEFTFLHNIALFSRDPQVIRDQIFAVLIAGRDTTAATLSWAMYELANYPDVWQKLRQQVLEQVGPTRTPSYEDLKNMTYLTHTINETLRLYPAVPYNIRGCIEDSTLPAPAGQPDIATSTGDLIIYSTMAMQRRPDLYPPASETFADPAIFSPDRWEHWTPKPWQYVPFNGGPRICIGQNFAVTEMAFTMVRLLQKYERVEYRGDWKAQFHKAELVGCPGQGVPVALYEAKQ; encoded by the exons ATGCTCCAGGTGGCATTTAACCCGTGGACAGCAGTGCTGGCGCTGCCTGCCCTTCTCATCGTATTGTGGATATTTCAGTTGATTTATATCCCGCTTCGAATGCGCAAAAGTCCCGGTGTCAAGGCACCCATCTTGTCTAGCAATCCCTTTGGAG TATTCTATGTGTTTTTCCAATCTGCGTATATGCAGGCAAACAATCGGATGCTGGAGCATTTCGACAACATGTTTAGCCAAGGTGACCCGGAAAACCCGAATGTCGTTGAGCTACATTTTAGCCGACGCCGCATTATTATTACTCGGGACCCTGAACACATCAAAACTGTTCTTACCAGCAAGTTTACACAGTTTGGAAAAGGAGAGATAGTCCATTCCGCCGCTAGCCCATTCCTTGGGGACTCCATCTTCACGACTGACGGGCAGCTTTGGCAAAAAAGCCGCGCTCTCATCAGACCAATGTTCACAAAGGAACGCGTCCGGGATATCGACATATTTTCTCAATGGACCGACGTGTTGATATCTAAACTTCCACCTTCTGGCCAGACTGTGGACATTTGCGACTTGTTCTATCGAATGACTCTTGATGTGTCGACCGACTTCCTTCTAGGACAGACTGTAGGCGCGTTGGACAACCCTAACAGTGTATTTAGCCAGGCGTTTACGGATGTGCAACGCATGCAAATGATCCGGGTTATCTTACA TCCATTTCGACACCTGCTACCACTTCGCAAATACTACGATGGTATCAAAGTAATTGAGCAGTTCATCACCCCATATATAGAGTCAACGCTGCGTCTGCCCATTGAGGAGCTCGAGCAGCTTTCCAAGTCTGACAAGGAGTTCACATTCCTGCACAACATTGCCTTGTTTTCGCGAGATCCTCAGGTCATCCGGGATCAAATTTTTGCTGTATTGATCGCTGGTCGAGATACAACCGCGGCAACGCTCTCCTGGGCTATGTACGAGCTTGCAAATTATCCCGACGTCTGGCAAAAGCTTCGTCAACAAGTTCTGGAACAAGTCGGCCCAACTCGAACTCCGTCCTACGAAGATCTCAAAAACATGACGTACTTGACTCATACGATCAACGAGACCTTGAGGCTGTACCCAGCAGTTCCTTACAACATTCGCGGCTGCA TTGAGGACTCGACCCTGCCCGCGCCAGCAGGCCAGCCAGATATTGCCACATCGACTGGCGATCTTATCATTTAcagcaccatggccatgcaACGCCGACCGGATCTCTACCCGCCCGCTTCGGAGACTTTTGCTGACCCTGCAATCTTCAGCCCCGATCGCTGGGAACACTGGACACCCAAGCCCTGGCAATATGTGCCTTTTAATGGTGGTCCCAGAATTTGCATTGGCCAAAATTTTGCAGTCACTGAGATGGCCTTCACAA TGGTACGACTGCTGCAAAAGTATGAACGCGTGGAATATCGTGGTGATTGGAAAGCTCAGTTTCACAAAGCTGAGCTGGTTGGCTGTCCAGGACAAGGAGTGCCGGTGGCATTGTACGAAGCGAAGCAGTAA
- a CDS encoding MFS transporter (similar to Cordyceps militaris CM01 XP_006665629.1), with protein MATPKTASSRLRKIIDDSQPEFAMFEHRTESASSADNGREIQFPEKKNGVISLIPMPTSNPRDPLNLPNWRKMAAILILCLFGSMAAAAELILGAMLPIFSFEYAGLDPKLLVHIHLPEGTNGLAALALFPGPPIWEIYLLASAPILMIGIANFFLVPLSIALGRRSILLTTGIIALAGCVGSGFSVNLGTHLACRVIQALGAGTVESLIPFIIQDMVFYHQRNAAISVVFATQGLVIVTLGVASPYIIGHTSWRLLYYVTAGAGLVFWVAMFFLLPETKFVRSQDESKGIPAVPLRPGQRRPDIDYETYPARSWKEDLKLYEGKPDWNDGLVAIWDCIRTFFYPHLFFITMLNSAVIAVALAAGYTIAPQLLTAPWSWPFYHLGFCLFPIIVAAGASFVVSGWGADLVANWFAKKHGRRSPEVQLLNLIIPCVVGLIGCLLFGFAGDDPAKYHWMVFLLGLAMIAFAFLATNTIGIVYVLESAPELTGPSLVNIASFRCIIAFVLSFRVSEWVAELGYLKTFVMYAGILGAFILFIPVVYIWGGGWRKRFPASPKGRANRRS; from the exons ATGGCCACTCCCAAAACAGCCTCCTCTCGCCTGCGCAAGATCATAGATGATTCTCAGCCCGAATTTGCAATGTTTGAGCATAGAACTGAGAGTGCCTCATCTGCGGATAATGGTCGCGAGATACAATTCccagagaagaagaacgGTGTAATTAGTCTAATTCCTATGCCTACATCCAATCCGAGAG ATCCGCTTAACCTCCCGAATTGGCGCAAGATGGCGGCCATTCTGATCCTCTGTCTTTTTGGttccatggctgctgctgcggaaTTAATTTTGGGCGCCATGCTACCGATTTTTAGTTTTGAGTACGCCGGCCTCGATCCGAAGCTGTTAGTCCATATACACCTGCCAGAGGGCACGAACGGCCTTGCCGCCCTTGCTTTATTCCCTGGACCACCTATTTGGGAGATATATCTGCTGGCCTCTGCCCCGATCCTTATGATTGGGATAGCTAACTTCTTTCTCGTCCCTCTTTCCATTGCCCTTGGTCGCCGCAGCATCCTCCTAACGACAGGCATTATCGCGTTGGCCGGCTGTGTAGGATCCGGCTTTAGCGTCAACCTAGGAACCCATCTGGCGTGTCGAGTTATTCAAGCACTTGGTGCTGGAACTGTTGAGAGTCTAATACCGTTTATTATCCAGGATATGGTATTTTACCACCAGAGAAATGCGGCTATAAGTGTGGTGTTTGCGACACAG GGTCTTGTCATTGTTACACTAGGTGTCGCCTCTCCGTATATTATTGGTCATACAAGCTGGAGGCTGCTCTACTATGTCACTGCTGGTGCCGGACTTGTGTTTTGGGTTGCCATgttcttccttcttcctgAAACGAAGTTTGTGCGCTCACAAGATGAGAGTA AGGGGATCCCTGCTGTCCCACTTCGACCCGGCCAGCGTCGTCCAGATATCGACTACGAGACCTATCCAGCGCGTTCTTGGAAGGAAGATCTCAAGCTATATGAGGGGAAGCCTGACTGGAATGACGGCCTAGTAGCCATCTGGGACTGTATACGCACTTTCTTCTACCCGCATTTATTCTTCATTACCATGCTCAATTCTGCAGTTATAGctgttgctcttgctgcaGGATATACCATCGCCCCGCAACTTCTCACAGCACCTTGGAGCTGGCCATTTTATCATCTCGGCTTCTGTTTGTTTCCCATTATAGTAGCCGCAGGTGCTTCTTTTGTCGTCTCTGGTTGGGGTGCCGACCTTGTCGCCAACTGGTTTGCCAAGAAACATGGCAGACGCAGTCCCGAAGTACAGCTTCTTAATCTCATAATTCCTTGTGTGGTTGGCCTCATCGGCTGCCTCCTTTTTGGCTTTGCGGGCGATGATCCAGCAAAATATCATTGGATGGTATTCCTTCTCGGTCTAGCCATgattgcctttgcctttcttgccACCAATACTATCGGCATTGTTTACGTGCTTGAGTCCGCCCCCGAACTAACAGGTCCCTCACTGGTCAATATTGCTTCGTTTCGCTGCATTATTGCATTTGTGCTTTCTTTCCGTGTCTCGGAATGGGTTGCTGAACTGGGATACCTGAAGACATTTGTCATGTACGCTGGAATTCTAGGAGCTTTTATTCTGTTTATTCCTGTCGTATATATTTGGGGCGGAGGATGGCGTAAACGATTCCCCGCATCACCCAAAGGACGTGCTAACCGGCGGTCATAA
- a CDS encoding hydrophobic surface binding protein A domain-containing protein, translating into MKLSLVVTCLAVEALGHQPNVLIRRDLTTITGVLDNVKSDLQKLGDTVKSATDDPAPLLKASNALINTIKAGKTKVDSTSELSFNDAIALIRPVQDLTNLGQSLTSNLKKIRPKLQRLGECVVVRIQVNSITSGSEALIKSVDAKIPESAREIASQLSAKLTKVLQQSQSDFSEQNCNSTAGGAQPTESEPSSSLGNSISAFINPSTSSAAMLIFLGAVATIMVNIA; encoded by the coding sequence ATGAAGCTGTCGCTTGTTGTTACTTGCCTCGCTGTTGAAGCATTGGGTCACCAGCCAAATGTTCTCATTCGACGGGATCTCACTACAATTACCGGTGTATTggacaatgtcaagtctgaccTCCAGAAACTCGGAGATACAGTAAAGTCGGCCACTGACGATCCGGCGCCTCTTCTGAAGGCTTCCAATGCTCTCATAAATACAATTAAAGCCGGGAAAACCAAGGTCGACAGCACAAGCGAGCTCTCTTTCAATGACGCTATTGCGTTAATCCGGCCTGTTCAAGATCTTACAAACCTAGGCCAGTCTCTTACGTCCAATCTCAAGAAGATCAGACCAAAACTACAGAGATTGGGGGAGTGCGTCGTGGTCCGCATCCAAGTCAATAGCATTACATCTGGGTCTGAGGCTCTAATTAAGTCTGTCGATGCCAAAATTCCCGAATCAGCTCGAGAAATTGCCAGCCAACTTAGCGCCAAGTTGACCAAAGTTCTTCAACAATCTCAGTCCGACTTTTCAGAGCAAAACTGCAACAGCACGGCTGGCGGCGCGCAACCAACGGAAAGCGAACCGAGTTCTAGTTTGGGCAATTCAATATCTGCTTTTATCAACCCAAGTACTTCCAGTGCTGCGATGCTTATTTTCCTGGGAGCTGTAGCAACTATTATGGTCAACATTGCCTAG
- a CDS encoding alpha/beta hydrolase family domain-containing protein gives MSTSKKPIIYLFNGGWFPASVWSGVQTALKAKGYEMIVPELLSNATDGSQAGKSALDEVQQCHQIVEPLMDAGNTIVVAGWSFGSIPAIMATKGWTLSERKAVGKRGGFKSIVHIAGLAVLTPNVDFLDAWAGGKGYSRYVDVDGVYVPDGTMRLNQYAAEDFLNDQTEEVQKSWWPKMRTWRFSQAALETPIPTTLHDLTIPSTYIVLKNDLGFATQAQEMIAQSHPATKLIEVDSGHCVFLNHAMKIADIFERIA, from the exons ATGTCTACGTCTAAAAAACCAATTATCTATTTATTCAATGGTGGCTGGTTCCCGGCGAGTGTCTGGTCCGGTGTTCAAACAGCACTCAAAGCCAAAGGCTATGAGATGATCGTCCCAGAGCTACTCTCGAACGCAACAGATGGTTCGCAAGCTGGCAAATCCGCTCTTGACGAAGTTCAGCAATGCCACCAAATAGTAGAGCCGCTAATGGATGCTGGCAATACTATTGTTGTTGCCGGTTGGTCATTCGGATCTATTCCCGCCATTATGGCCACAAAAGGGTGGACCTTGTCGGAGCGAAAGGCAGTCGGGAAACGAGGAGGATTTAAATCCATTGTCCACATTGCTGGCTTGGCAGTCCTTACACCAAATGTTGACTTTCTAGACGCGTGGGCGGGCGGCAAGGGCTACTCGCGGTATGTTGACGTAGATGGTGTCTATGTTCCT GACGGGACTATGCGCTTGAATCAATATGCGGCTGAAGACTTTTTGAATGATCAAACTGAGGAAGTTCAGAAATCGTGGTGGCCAAAAATGAGGACCTGGCGCTTCTCGCAGGCAGCCCTAGAGACACCAATTCCTACTACTCTCCACGATCTTACTATTCCATCAACATATATTGTACTCAAGAATGATCTGGGATTTGCGACGCAGGCGCAGGAGATGATTGCACAGTCTCACCCAGCAACAAAACTTATTGAAGTCGATTCAGGGCATTGCGTTTTCCTAAACCACGCAATGAAGATTGCTGATATCTTTGAGAGAATAGCCTAA
- a CDS encoding HRQ family protein (similar to Metarhizium robertsii ARSEF 23 XP_007817650.1), producing the protein MAFLYFFPVVIVAIFAYLLQIYLSKQKPISRSTIPWANQPQQKKVPDADYSKILPPSQRHVLPKLIPAAQSHIVNLSTLDKSLLKLGSDYRLASPSTSVYSGFTVGDVRSLGTFPNYAVLSGVPAPTPLRNFDIDAARPRPYRPFRWPYHQTMSYKKLDPDYWLELESTYRQRIAQRRDLYEKHGKDILQALPGSELACKELMEMALQFLAARYPQQFEIRDNVFVNHILNTTHDLAVGEPLHILLHNIPEDFGITMRDEKTGRYHLRAGMICSSLGWKLGQKIGMGLQGVHQEVPSYKEKMAFSMDRFFTKMAAPSPIQRGSWGLEIGQPLFLPTDHPDWSNRDSQKESLREEDIYLRVDWQTLRRLPLSGAIIFNFKALYTPLLEFADEPYIPSLVLKILNEGEAGIMKYKSTWHVEHIAKPALQRYEKMQLEKGLIEKDWAVQTLDESPFFPGWERKHPISL; encoded by the exons ATGGCGTTTTTGTATTTTTTCCCAGTAGTAATCGTGGCCATCTTTGCCTACCTGCTACAAATCTATCTATCTAAGCAGAAACCTATCAGCCGCAGTACCATCCCGTGGGCAAATCAACCTCAGCAGAAGAAAGTCCCAGATGCAGACTACTCAAAGATATTGCCACCCTCGCAGCGACATGTTCTTCCCAAACTCATCCCTGCCGCTCAATCTCATATCGTAAATTTATCCACACTGGATAAGTCACTATTAAAGCTGGGATCAGACTATCGCCTTGCAAGCCCGTCAACAAGTGTATACAGCGGTTTTACGGTTGGCGATGTTAGATCGCTTGGCACATTCCCCAACTATGCAGTGCTATCGGGCGTTCCAGCGCCAACTCCCCTTCGGAACTTCGACATTGATGCCGCCCGACCGAGACCGTATCGACCGTTTCGATGGCCCTACCATCAAACCATGT CATATAAAAAGCTTGACCCAGATTATTGGCTTGAGCTGGAGAGTACCTACAGGCAGCGTATAGCCCAGCGTCGAGACCTTTACGAAAAACATGGAAAAGATATACTACAGGCTTTGCCAGGCTCTGAGCTTGCATGTAAGGAGCTTATGGAGATGGCTCTGCAATTCCTCGCTGCGAGATATCCACAACAATTCGAAATCAGGGACAATGTTTTTGTGAACCACATCCTCAATACCACTCACGATTTGGCAGTTGGTGAGCCGCTGCATATTCTACTACACAATATACCAGAAGACTTTGGAATAACTATGCGAGATGAGAAAACTGGGCGCTACCATTTGCGAGCCGGAATGATTTGCTCTTCCCTTGGTTGGAAGCTTGGTCAAAAGATCGGaatgggcttgcaaggcGTACACCAAGAAGTACCTAGCTACAAGGAGAAAATGGCTTTTAGTATGGATCG CTTCTTCACCAAAATGGCTGCCCCTAGTCCTATTCAACGAGGCTCCTGGGGTCTGGAAATTGGTCAACCACTCTTCCTGCCCACCGACCATCCTGACTGGAGCAATCGAGACTCTCAAAAAGAATCACTTCGCGAAGAAGATATCTACTTGCGAGTTGATTGGCAGACTTTGCGCCGATTACCTCTATCAGGTGCTATAATATTTAACTTCAAGGCTCTGTATACTCCTCTTTTGGAGTTTGCGGATGAGCCTTACATCCCCTCTCTCGTCCTTAAGATTTTAAACGAAGGCGAAGCGGGTATAATGAAATACAAAAGCACCTGGCATGTTGAGCATATTGCTAAACCAGCGCTCCAAAGGTATGAGAAGATGCAACTAGAGAAAGGATTGATAGAGAAAGACTGGGCTGTTCAAACACTTGACGAGAGTCCGTTCTTCCCTGGGTGGGAAAGGAAGCATCCGATATCGTTATAA